From Salvia splendens isolate huo1 chromosome 3, SspV2, whole genome shotgun sequence, a single genomic window includes:
- the LOC121795831 gene encoding MADS-box protein SOC1-like, with translation MVRGKTQMRRIENATSRQVTFSKRRNGLLKKAFELSVLCDAEVALIIFSPRGKLHEFASSSMHETIQRYQKHTKDSQANHPPSEHTMQNLKHEAAAMMKKIEQLETAKRKLLGEGLGSCTIEELQQLEQQLERSVTTIRGRKMQVYKQQIERLKEKEKALCAENAMLCDKFGLQTWSGAGSNEERAVAPSAEISEVSDVETELFIGLPETRHKRH, from the exons ATGGTGAGAGGAAAGACACAGATGAGGCGCATAGAGAACGCGACAAGCAGGCAAGTGACGTTCTCGAAGAGGAGAAATGGGCTGCTGAAGAAGGCCTTCGAGCTCTCGGTTCTGTGCGATGCTGAGGTGGCACTCATCATCTTCTCCCCTAGAGGGAAGCTTCATGAATTCGCTAGCTCAAG CATGCACGAGACGATCCAGCGTTATCAGAAGCATACTAAAGATAGTCAAGCCAACCATCCCCCTTCGGAGCACACTATGCAG AATTTGAAACACGAAGCAGCCGCCATGATGAAGAAAATCGAGCAGCTAGAAACAGCAAAGCG GAAGCTACTTGGTGAAGGTTTAGGTTCGTGCACCATCGAGGAGCTGCAGCAGCTCGAGCAGCAACTGGAGCGCAGCGTAACCACCATTCGTGGAAGAAAG ATGCAAGTATACAAGCAGCAGATCGAGCGTTTGAAGGAAAAG GAGAAAGCCCTCTGTGCTGAAAACGCAATGCTGTGTGACAAG TTTGGACTACAAACATGGAGTGGAGCAGGATCGAACGAGGAGAGGGCCGTTGCGCCATCTGCAGAGATCAGTGAGGTCTCGGATGTGGAGACAGAGTTGTTCATAGGGTTGCCTGAGACGAGGCATAAGCGCCATTAG